Proteins from a single region of Stappia sp. ES.058:
- a CDS encoding Mu-like prophage major head subunit gpT family protein, which produces MIIDQQSLDDLFRGFSRAYQNGFAEVKPYWPQIATMITSSTRENSYAWLGKFPKLREWIGSRVYETMATHRYTIRNRKFEGTVEVEADDISDDQYGMYSPLFTEMGRSAAAHPDELVFEMLDQAFEAECYDGQPFFDTDHPVIDPETRKEVSVSNMQAGAGVPWYLMDTTRALKPLIYQKRREYRFVRKDDPKTSDRVFDQDKFTYGVDGRAAAGFGFWQMAFASKADLTKDNLRAARRAMMDLKNEAGRPLGVKPNVLVVGSTHADAARDLILAERLANGETNTDRNLLQIIEIPHLA; this is translated from the coding sequence ATGATCATTGACCAGCAATCTCTCGACGATCTCTTTCGCGGGTTTTCCCGCGCCTATCAAAACGGCTTCGCGGAGGTGAAGCCGTACTGGCCGCAGATCGCGACCATGATCACCTCTTCCACGCGCGAAAACTCCTATGCGTGGCTCGGCAAGTTCCCGAAGCTGCGGGAATGGATCGGCTCGCGCGTCTATGAAACGATGGCGACGCACCGCTATACGATCCGAAACCGCAAGTTCGAGGGCACGGTCGAGGTCGAGGCCGACGATATCAGCGATGACCAGTACGGGATGTACTCGCCGCTCTTCACGGAGATGGGCCGTTCGGCCGCAGCGCATCCGGACGAACTCGTCTTCGAAATGCTCGACCAGGCCTTCGAGGCGGAGTGCTACGACGGGCAGCCCTTCTTCGACACCGATCACCCTGTGATCGACCCGGAGACGCGCAAGGAAGTGTCCGTCTCCAACATGCAGGCCGGCGCCGGCGTGCCCTGGTACTTGATGGACACGACGCGGGCTTTGAAGCCGCTGATCTACCAGAAGCGCCGCGAATACCGCTTCGTGCGCAAGGACGATCCCAAGACCTCCGACCGCGTGTTCGACCAGGACAAGTTCACCTATGGCGTCGATGGACGCGCGGCGGCCGGCTTCGGGTTCTGGCAGATGGCCTTTGCGTCGAAAGCCGACCTCACCAAGGACAACCTGCGCGCGGCACGAAGGGCCATGATGGACCTGAAGAACGAGGCGGGCCGGCCGCTCGGGGTCAAGCCGAATGTGCTCGTCGTCGGCAGCACCCACGCCGATGCCGCGCGCGACCTGATCCTCGCCGAACGCCTGGCAAACGGTGAGACCAATACCGACCGGAACCTGCTCCAGATCATCGAGATCCCGCATCTCGCCTGA
- a CDS encoding phage protease has protein sequence MTTRTATALFSTTSIASDTGSAAPAWVQLLPAGPELVARDGRRWRLSDPQAVIAAFKANGAPLPIDYEHGQAHRAPKGETAPAAGWITAMEIRDGALWGAVEWTDKAAAMIAAREYRFLSPEFLHSKTGEILRIAGAGLVNRPALRMAALSRAEDPASPDAPSNLPETSMDLTALCRALGLDAGASIDNILAAVERLKTEHQTATAAASAPDIERFVPRADYDQAIARADTAETALAAEQAKIREADVNAAIEDAVKGGKIAPASREHYRALCAQEGGLDRFKDLVGTLPVIGKPSDLDDKDPAAGKTALTDQQRSIASKLGLSDEEYAATA, from the coding sequence ATGACGACGCGAACCGCAACCGCCCTTTTTTCGACAACCTCCATCGCCTCCGACACCGGTTCGGCGGCGCCCGCATGGGTGCAGCTCTTGCCCGCAGGGCCGGAGCTGGTTGCCCGCGACGGCCGGCGCTGGCGCCTGTCCGATCCTCAAGCTGTGATCGCCGCCTTCAAGGCAAACGGCGCGCCGCTCCCGATCGACTATGAACACGGCCAGGCGCACCGCGCGCCGAAAGGCGAAACCGCGCCGGCGGCCGGCTGGATCACCGCGATGGAGATCCGCGACGGTGCGCTTTGGGGCGCGGTCGAGTGGACCGACAAGGCCGCCGCCATGATCGCGGCACGCGAGTACCGCTTTTTGTCGCCCGAGTTTCTGCATTCCAAGACCGGCGAAATCCTCCGCATTGCCGGTGCCGGCCTGGTCAATCGCCCGGCGCTGCGCATGGCAGCGCTGTCGCGCGCCGAAGATCCCGCTTCTCCCGATGCTCCCTCCAACCTCCCGGAGACCTCCATGGACCTCACAGCCCTTTGCCGCGCGCTCGGCCTTGATGCCGGCGCTTCGATCGACAACATCCTCGCCGCTGTCGAACGCCTCAAGACCGAGCACCAGACAGCGACGGCCGCCGCGAGTGCGCCGGACATCGAGCGCTTCGTTCCGCGCGCCGATTACGACCAGGCGATCGCCCGCGCCGATACGGCCGAGACGGCGCTTGCCGCCGAACAGGCGAAGATCCGCGAGGCGGACGTGAATGCGGCGATCGAGGATGCCGTGAAGGGCGGCAAGATCGCCCCGGCTTCGCGCGAGCACTACCGCGCCCTTTGCGCCCAGGAGGGCGGCCTTGATCGCTTCAAGGATCTGGTCGGAACCCTGCCGGTGATCGGAAAGCCGTCCGATCTCGACGACAAGGACCCGGCGGCCGGCAAGACCGCGCTCACCGATCAGCAGCGCAGCATCGCCTCGAAGCTTGGCTTGTCCGACGAGGAATACGCCGCGACCGCCTGA
- a CDS encoding DUF6527 family protein: MNPIIAWLRRLWDQHGPARRLIEVDSDVLPNPLPIRNLVLLRDDGDDLSVGMRCPCGCGATIELMVIPEAKPQWSFSTDAQGRPTLHPSVWRNTGCRSHFWVRTGRIHWCE, translated from the coding sequence ATGAATCCGATAATTGCCTGGCTTAGGCGGCTATGGGATCAACATGGCCCAGCAAGACGACTGATCGAAGTGGACAGCGATGTCCTCCCGAACCCCCTTCCAATACGGAACCTTGTGCTCCTTCGAGACGACGGCGATGATTTGAGCGTTGGCATGCGCTGCCCGTGCGGGTGTGGTGCAACCATCGAACTCATGGTTATCCCCGAGGCCAAGCCCCAGTGGTCATTTTCCACCGATGCTCAAGGCCGCCCAACACTTCACCCTTCAGTATGGCGCAACACAGGTTGCAGGTCACACTTTTGGGTCCGAACTGGACGCATTCACTGGTGCGAGTGA
- a CDS encoding ThiF family adenylyltransferase produces MMPQTTLAFAGVTHASLMRHLFPGDGKEAAAILICSASPAPRDRLIVQREILVPHCDCKRLPDFINWPGRYIEDAIDAAEEQGLTILLLHSHPGGWLDFSSLDDSSDLKVIPGLFHAIGKRHGSAIMTPDGAVRARLYDFEMNKTPVDLVTVSGDDILYFWDSAIKNGRLDKPSMAFTSQMTRELSFMSAAVVGVSGTGSIVAEQLARLGFGKIVLIDFDVIERKNLNRILNSGLADAELRRPKVDIFASAIETYRGTGVAVPINAAINNRDAVIAAGQCDVLFSCVDSQEGRQVLDLISSAFVLPLFDVGVTIPTHNDDGIVEIIDVCGRIDYVQPGGATLGDRGVYTQEGLRAEYLRQHDPEGFDAELSAGYIKGMIEETPSVITLNMRAASAVANEFLARAFAIRHEPNRDYARTTFSLSDPEECYLGEDSFPMSENALLGRGAHEPLIGLPGLVDLENSA; encoded by the coding sequence ATGATGCCGCAGACGACACTCGCATTTGCTGGGGTCACTCACGCGTCTCTCATGCGCCATCTCTTCCCGGGCGACGGCAAAGAAGCTGCCGCAATATTGATTTGCTCAGCTTCTCCCGCGCCACGTGACCGACTGATCGTTCAGCGAGAGATTTTGGTTCCGCACTGTGATTGCAAGCGCTTGCCAGATTTTATCAATTGGCCTGGCCGCTACATCGAAGATGCCATCGACGCAGCGGAGGAGCAAGGACTCACTATTTTGTTACTGCATTCCCATCCTGGTGGGTGGCTGGACTTTTCATCTCTTGATGACAGCAGCGACTTGAAGGTCATCCCTGGCCTCTTTCACGCTATTGGGAAGCGACATGGGTCGGCCATCATGACTCCTGACGGAGCCGTACGGGCGAGGCTCTATGATTTTGAGATGAACAAGACGCCTGTCGACTTGGTAACCGTTTCCGGAGATGACATCCTATATTTTTGGGATAGCGCAATTAAGAATGGTCGCCTTGATAAACCATCAATGGCATTCACCAGCCAGATGACCCGTGAACTATCATTCATGTCTGCAGCCGTAGTAGGAGTTTCAGGCACCGGCTCTATCGTCGCGGAACAATTGGCTCGTCTTGGTTTCGGCAAGATTGTCCTGATCGACTTTGATGTCATTGAGCGCAAGAACCTTAACCGTATCCTGAATTCGGGCCTGGCAGACGCAGAACTTCGCCGTCCGAAGGTCGATATCTTCGCCTCCGCAATTGAGACATATCGCGGCACAGGAGTAGCCGTGCCGATCAATGCTGCGATAAACAACCGCGATGCCGTCATTGCTGCCGGTCAATGCGACGTGTTGTTCAGCTGCGTCGACAGTCAGGAAGGTCGTCAGGTTCTCGATCTGATTTCGTCGGCGTTTGTGTTGCCACTGTTCGATGTGGGTGTAACGATCCCGACGCACAACGATGACGGCATTGTCGAAATCATCGACGTATGTGGTCGCATCGACTATGTTCAACCCGGCGGCGCGACGCTGGGGGACCGCGGGGTCTACACCCAAGAGGGGCTGCGAGCCGAGTATCTCCGGCAACATGATCCAGAGGGTTTCGACGCCGAATTGTCCGCTGGTTATATCAAGGGAATGATCGAAGAAACACCTTCGGTCATCACGCTTAACATGCGGGCCGCATCTGCAGTTGCAAACGAGTTTCTGGCGCGGGCGTTCGCCATTCGCCACGAGCCAAACCGCGACTATGCCCGGACCACTTTCAGCCTGTCAGATCCGGAAGAATGTTACCTCGGCGAAGATTCATTCCCGATGTCAGAGAACGCGCTTCTAGGTCGTGGCGCGCATGAGCCTTTGATCGGCCTGCCCGGGTTGGTAGATTTGGAGAACTCCGCATGA
- a CDS encoding multiubiquitin domain-containing protein — MSAKESTAVLSHGKNTTIIEIAGTDLIFRRVDVETDSPTGGKIAKVAGFNADQHAYVLQQQRDGDLEDIRVQEEADLNKSHKFIVAVSASTNRITINDETIDWPADVISGAVVRKLGRIDADKVIYLEREDEPDLLVQDMDVIKIKGKGVEEFKSRKPKVWKLNVQGKTVISTLPNISAADAMAQANFDPNAWIMILKVQGKPKRQLQPNDIIDLTTPGIEKIRLTAKDVNNGEALPAPRRDFALQAVDVEYLDSLGLRWETDSAGRWLIIYEFPVPPGYNVLTITLAIQILPTYPQVQIDMFYAHPALNLRSGGTIPATQATETIRGLIFQRWSRHRGPGSKWNPETDNVVTHLAIVESAFAKEVGQ, encoded by the coding sequence ATGAGCGCAAAAGAAAGCACCGCCGTGTTGAGCCACGGCAAAAATACCACCATTATCGAAATCGCCGGGACGGACCTTATCTTCCGCCGTGTCGACGTCGAGACAGACTCACCGACCGGCGGAAAGATTGCCAAGGTTGCTGGCTTCAATGCTGACCAGCATGCGTATGTTCTGCAGCAGCAGCGTGACGGTGATCTGGAAGACATCCGCGTCCAGGAAGAGGCTGACCTGAACAAAAGCCACAAGTTCATCGTAGCAGTGAGCGCCAGCACCAACCGCATCACGATCAATGACGAGACCATCGACTGGCCCGCCGACGTCATCTCTGGCGCCGTAGTTCGCAAGCTGGGCAGGATTGATGCCGATAAAGTCATCTACCTGGAACGGGAAGACGAGCCTGATCTGCTGGTGCAGGACATGGATGTTATCAAGATCAAAGGAAAGGGTGTCGAGGAATTCAAGAGCCGCAAACCGAAGGTTTGGAAGCTCAATGTCCAGGGCAAGACCGTCATTTCCACTCTGCCGAACATCTCGGCGGCGGACGCCATGGCACAGGCGAACTTCGATCCCAACGCCTGGATCATGATCCTGAAAGTCCAGGGCAAGCCGAAGCGTCAGCTTCAGCCCAACGACATTATCGACCTGACCACGCCTGGCATCGAAAAGATCCGGCTTACGGCCAAGGACGTCAACAACGGCGAGGCGCTCCCTGCACCCCGCCGTGACTTCGCTCTGCAAGCCGTCGATGTAGAGTATCTCGATAGCCTGGGCTTGCGTTGGGAGACTGATTCCGCCGGCCGTTGGCTCATCATCTACGAGTTTCCTGTGCCCCCGGGCTACAACGTCCTCACGATCACTTTAGCGATCCAGATCTTGCCCACTTACCCGCAGGTCCAGATCGACATGTTTTATGCCCACCCTGCCCTCAATCTTAGGTCTGGTGGTACTATTCCGGCCACACAGGCGACGGAAACCATCCGCGGCCTCATCTTCCAGCGCTGGTCACGTCACCGCGGCCCGGGATCAAAGTGGAACCCGGAAACCGACAATGTGGTCACCCACTTGGCGATTGTGGAATCGGCATTTGCCAAGGAAGTTGGACAATGA
- a CDS encoding ImmA/IrrE family metallo-endopeptidase — protein MKRIDPLPTNLKPDALLKSLGICRPEDIDVEAIAYFAGLKIKRRHLKSCEAMITGMGDRGIISVLPDSMPARARFSIAHELGHWAQHRGQTIACRSTDIGKFSKTNNVERAADQYAADLLMPWSLFREVCKQHHKLDLKALKAIAGVFQCSLTATLIRVIDSDRYPNLMMIHHHVSAGRKWFRAAKNIPGFWFPRDELDAESFAFELLHNPQARDEGFPRKIGADAWFNTKGADRYEITEQSFRVSGEGVVTILKLHEAMIGY, from the coding sequence GTGAAGAGGATTGATCCGCTACCAACCAACCTCAAGCCAGATGCTCTGCTCAAATCACTCGGGATATGCCGTCCGGAGGACATTGATGTCGAGGCTATAGCCTACTTCGCCGGCCTGAAGATCAAGCGTCGCCATCTCAAGAGTTGCGAGGCCATGATTACAGGCATGGGCGATCGCGGCATCATCTCGGTTCTTCCTGATTCAATGCCGGCTCGGGCTAGGTTCTCCATCGCTCATGAGTTGGGTCACTGGGCGCAACATCGCGGGCAGACCATAGCGTGTCGATCTACTGATATCGGGAAATTCTCGAAGACCAATAACGTTGAACGAGCCGCCGACCAGTATGCTGCGGATCTTCTGATGCCCTGGTCGCTTTTCAGAGAGGTCTGCAAACAGCATCACAAGTTGGACCTCAAAGCATTGAAGGCAATTGCAGGCGTATTTCAATGCAGTCTTACGGCCACATTGATCCGAGTGATTGACAGTGATCGATATCCAAACCTCATGATGATCCACCATCACGTCAGTGCCGGGCGCAAGTGGTTCAGGGCAGCGAAGAATATCCCTGGTTTCTGGTTCCCGCGAGATGAGCTGGACGCCGAGAGTTTCGCCTTCGAACTTCTGCACAACCCCCAAGCCCGCGATGAAGGGTTTCCCCGGAAAATAGGTGCCGACGCTTGGTTCAATACCAAAGGCGCTGATCGTTATGAAATCACCGAGCAGTCGTTTCGGGTGTCTGGGGAAGGTGTGGTGACCATTCTGAAGCTGCATGAAGCTATGATCGGATATTGA
- a CDS encoding phage minor head protein encodes MPADLPEQFLTASPEVTRYFREKGSRPTFDWRDIAPREHAYAFTAAKTAGFDVLDDLRKAVDDAIVNRVPFEDFKARLTPTLQAKGWWGKRIAKDPADGVSKIVQLGSPRRLRTIYWANIRTAHAAGEWERTQRTKRFLPYLVYTLSLAERRRPEHRSWVGIILPVDHPFWETHYPPNGWGCKCGVRQISRREAERLGYDPEDGGPQIVMRPWRNKRTGQTVNVPVGIDPGWDTNPGKTRGQNVAELLSGRLGELPTPTRRAAIADFTASPAFKVFVQDAIDVGLKRAARVPALKAEGLSGRDIAARLNGEHGFALTRFPVAVAPGRFGDDYLPVMIDAATIGHAADHRRVVDVSAWPDFGDILKRARLRRDLAGTIRAFDPETGLFMVLDPLGRNWRMRTLFRPRRKARYFDKQPGTDVE; translated from the coding sequence ATGCCGGCTGATCTGCCCGAGCAGTTCCTGACCGCCTCGCCGGAGGTCACGCGCTATTTCCGCGAAAAGGGATCGCGGCCGACCTTCGATTGGCGCGACATCGCCCCGCGCGAACATGCCTATGCCTTCACGGCGGCGAAGACCGCCGGCTTCGATGTGCTCGACGATCTGCGCAAGGCCGTTGATGACGCCATCGTCAACCGCGTGCCCTTCGAGGACTTCAAGGCGCGGCTGACGCCGACCCTGCAGGCGAAAGGATGGTGGGGCAAGCGCATCGCGAAAGACCCGGCTGACGGCGTCTCCAAGATCGTACAGCTCGGCAGCCCGCGCCGGCTGCGCACGATCTATTGGGCGAACATCCGCACCGCCCATGCCGCCGGCGAATGGGAGCGGACCCAGCGCACGAAACGCTTCCTGCCGTACCTGGTCTACACGCTGTCGCTCGCCGAACGGCGCCGGCCCGAACACCGCAGCTGGGTCGGCATCATCCTGCCCGTCGATCATCCGTTCTGGGAGACGCACTATCCGCCGAACGGCTGGGGCTGCAAATGCGGCGTGCGCCAGATCTCAAGACGCGAAGCCGAACGCCTCGGCTACGACCCGGAAGACGGCGGCCCGCAGATCGTCATGCGGCCCTGGCGAAACAAGCGCACGGGTCAGACGGTGAATGTGCCAGTCGGCATCGATCCGGGCTGGGACACCAACCCCGGCAAGACGCGCGGGCAGAACGTCGCCGAGCTGCTGTCCGGTCGGCTTGGGGAGTTGCCCACGCCGACACGGCGCGCGGCGATTGCCGACTTCACCGCGTCGCCAGCGTTCAAGGTCTTCGTCCAGGACGCGATCGACGTCGGCCTGAAGCGCGCCGCACGGGTGCCGGCGCTCAAGGCGGAAGGGCTGTCTGGCCGCGATATTGCGGCGCGGCTAAATGGCGAGCACGGCTTCGCCCTAACACGTTTTCCGGTGGCGGTGGCACCTGGGCGCTTCGGAGACGACTATCTGCCCGTTATGATCGACGCGGCGACCATCGGCCATGCGGCCGATCACAGGCGGGTGGTCGATGTCTCCGCCTGGCCGGACTTCGGCGACATCCTGAAACGCGCACGGCTGCGCCGCGACCTCGCCGGCACCATACGCGCCTTCGATCCGGAGACCGGCCTGTTCATGGTGCTGGATCCCCTCGGCCGGAACTGGCGCATGCGCACGTTGTTCCGACCGCGCCGCAAGGCGCGGTATTTCGACAAGCAACCCGGAACGGATGTGGAGTGA
- a CDS encoding DUF935 domain-containing protein yields the protein MSTYQLVDPHGRPVSSPSLLKEEAAPTLTGVRALWSDPVASGLTPGKLARMLRNAVEGDPADYLALAEEMEERDLHYASVLGTRKRAVLAIEPAVNPPDGGATDDKILDAVRELVEAPEFEAMQIDVLDALGKGFSVVEILWEYGAQWRPREYAWRDPRHFQFDRKTGRELRLREDGSIEGRALSRYSFIRHVPKLKSGQPIRGGLARLNAWAFLLKSYTLKDWAAFLEVFGMPLRVGRYGRGATPDEKRVLLRAVRDLASDAAAIIPSGMEIEFIEAKGGSGNAVFGAMADYLDAQISKGVLGQTMTTDDGSSLAQAQVHENVRYDILRADARQCAATINRDLVQPFIAFNFGPQERYPTVDLPVAEAEDIKTLSDALTKLVPLGLKVSMAEVREKIGLSEPEEDADVLTPAAKPKADPQDKPEADEPEDEDADDPATARACPSCGEIHATARSGEEPDELDDLLEGALDEWGADLAPVMDQLQAEFAAASSYEDLQARLERMAGTLDVGPLARRIADLALIAHGLGDAG from the coding sequence GTGAGCACCTATCAGCTTGTCGATCCGCACGGTCGGCCCGTCTCGTCCCCGTCGCTCCTGAAGGAAGAGGCCGCGCCGACCCTGACCGGCGTGCGTGCGCTGTGGAGCGATCCCGTTGCTTCCGGTCTGACCCCGGGCAAACTCGCACGCATGCTGCGCAACGCGGTGGAAGGGGATCCCGCCGACTACCTTGCGCTTGCCGAGGAAATGGAGGAACGCGATCTCCACTACGCCTCGGTTCTCGGCACCCGCAAGCGCGCGGTGCTGGCGATCGAGCCGGCGGTCAACCCGCCTGATGGCGGGGCGACAGACGACAAGATCCTCGACGCGGTGCGCGAGCTTGTCGAAGCGCCGGAATTCGAGGCGATGCAGATCGACGTGCTCGACGCGCTCGGCAAAGGCTTTTCCGTCGTCGAGATCCTCTGGGAGTACGGGGCGCAATGGCGTCCGCGCGAGTACGCCTGGCGCGATCCGCGACACTTCCAGTTCGACCGCAAGACGGGACGCGAATTGCGCCTGCGCGAGGACGGGTCGATCGAGGGCCGCGCGCTGTCGCGCTATTCCTTCATCCGCCATGTGCCGAAGCTCAAGTCCGGCCAGCCGATCCGGGGCGGGCTGGCGCGCCTGAATGCCTGGGCCTTCCTGCTGAAATCCTACACGCTCAAGGACTGGGCCGCGTTCCTGGAGGTCTTCGGCATGCCGCTTCGCGTCGGCCGCTACGGACGCGGCGCAACGCCGGATGAAAAGCGCGTGCTCCTGCGCGCCGTGCGCGATCTCGCCTCCGATGCGGCCGCAATCATTCCGTCGGGCATGGAGATCGAGTTCATCGAAGCCAAGGGCGGCTCCGGCAATGCCGTCTTCGGCGCGATGGCCGATTATCTCGACGCGCAGATCTCCAAGGGCGTGCTCGGCCAGACGATGACCACCGACGACGGTTCGTCGCTTGCCCAGGCGCAGGTGCACGAGAATGTGCGCTACGACATCCTGCGCGCCGACGCGCGCCAGTGTGCTGCCACGATCAACCGCGATCTGGTCCAGCCTTTCATCGCCTTCAACTTCGGCCCGCAAGAACGCTACCCGACCGTCGATCTGCCGGTGGCCGAAGCCGAGGACATCAAGACGCTGTCCGACGCGCTCACCAAACTGGTGCCGCTCGGGCTCAAGGTCTCGATGGCGGAGGTTCGGGAGAAGATTGGCCTGAGCGAACCGGAGGAAGATGCGGACGTGCTGACGCCGGCGGCAAAGCCGAAGGCCGACCCTCAAGACAAGCCCGAAGCGGATGAACCGGAAGACGAGGATGCCGACGATCCGGCAACCGCGCGCGCATGCCCCTCCTGCGGCGAGATCCACGCGACCGCTCGCAGCGGCGAAGAGCCCGACGAGCTCGACGACCTCCTGGAGGGCGCGCTCGATGAATGGGGCGCGGATCTCGCGCCGGTCATGGATCAGCTCCAGGCGGAGTTCGCCGCCGCCAGTTCCTATGAGGATCTGCAAGCACGGCTCGAACGGATGGCCGGCACGCTCGACGTCGGGCCGCTGGCGCGCCGGATCGCCGATCTTGCCCTGATCGCGCACGGGCTGGGCGATGCCGGCTGA
- a CDS encoding DUF3486 family protein — MSKGRGRLSAIDRLPDECEDVVAWAAKELTARDRTQVEIYTEFREKLIAIQGETGAGFDVPSFSSFNRYSVKLAAMAKRIEETRNIASALSDRLDAGASDDLTIIAAEAIKTLIFEILQSAGDGGLSTKGAQELANALRAAAAAQSVSTTRRQKVEAEFTERVEEVVDTMSKEAGLSAEAVEQLRREFLGVRK; from the coding sequence ATGAGCAAGGGGCGCGGCCGGCTGTCGGCGATCGACAGGCTCCCGGATGAATGCGAGGACGTCGTCGCCTGGGCGGCGAAGGAACTGACCGCGCGCGACCGAACGCAAGTCGAGATCTACACCGAGTTCCGCGAGAAGCTGATCGCCATCCAGGGCGAAACCGGCGCCGGCTTCGACGTTCCGTCCTTCTCGTCCTTCAACCGCTACAGCGTGAAGCTTGCCGCCATGGCGAAGCGGATCGAGGAAACCCGCAACATCGCCTCCGCCCTGAGCGACCGGCTCGACGCCGGCGCATCCGACGATCTTACGATCATCGCGGCCGAGGCGATCAAGACGCTGATCTTCGAGATCCTGCAATCGGCCGGCGACGGCGGCCTGTCGACCAAGGGCGCGCAGGAACTCGCAAACGCGCTTCGGGCCGCCGCAGCCGCGCAATCCGTGTCCACAACGCGCCGCCAGAAGGTCGAAGCCGAGTTCACTGAGAGGGTCGAGGAAGTCGTCGACACGATGAGCAAGGAAGCCGGTCTGTCGGCGGAAGCGGTTGAACAACTCCGTCGCGAATTCCTCGGGGTCCGGAAATGA
- a CDS encoding DUF2730 family protein encodes MWFDWSKLNAFLSVIALGISSAGVVYTWLTRGSRKNTQAIAALEAKVEQQQARVDRVEAKLNTLPDRDDLHQLDKQIEGMSVRFGGVEDTLKALQRVTERISDYLLNKEGKR; translated from the coding sequence ATGTGGTTCGACTGGTCGAAGCTGAATGCGTTCCTGAGCGTCATTGCCCTTGGCATCAGCTCTGCGGGCGTCGTCTACACTTGGCTTACACGCGGGTCGCGCAAGAACACCCAGGCGATCGCGGCGCTAGAGGCCAAGGTCGAACAACAGCAGGCGCGGGTCGATCGGGTCGAAGCCAAGCTCAACACGCTTCCCGACCGCGACGATCTCCACCAGCTCGACAAGCAGATCGAGGGAATGAGCGTTCGCTTCGGCGGTGTCGAGGACACTTTGAAAGCGCTTCAACGCGTGACCGAACGGATCTCCGATTATCTCTTGAACAAGGAGGGCAAGCGTTGA
- a CDS encoding glycoside hydrolase family protein, producing the protein MPIIEKLSPQGAREIVAHEGFVSRTYRDPVGVPTIGTGFTNRSATFKAYWIKTRGRPLKFGDTITREECHRILPQITDEEYGAAVVRHIKPTRQHHYDGAASVCFNLGPRAATWRWAKALAKGDARAAAELLRKTGTTAAGRRLPGLVKRRQAEALLIQRGIYSTSKAINVPPRADVARASSASDELRHYQTILTRLGHYDGALDGLAGPTTTKAVFAFQKDHPHLKTDGILGPATAAALERAAAAGEAGTTTSVGALVSGAGVAAAQGGAPDWVLWVAGIGLGLAVLGGAVVAWRYRDEIRHRLSGLFSRRVTA; encoded by the coding sequence ATGCCGATCATCGAAAAATTGAGCCCGCAGGGTGCGCGCGAGATCGTCGCGCATGAAGGGTTCGTCAGCCGCACTTATCGAGACCCCGTCGGGGTTCCGACGATCGGAACCGGTTTTACCAACCGGTCGGCGACGTTCAAAGCCTACTGGATCAAGACGCGCGGACGGCCGCTGAAGTTCGGCGACACGATCACACGCGAAGAGTGTCATCGCATCCTTCCCCAGATCACCGATGAAGAATACGGCGCGGCGGTCGTGCGCCACATCAAGCCGACCCGTCAGCACCACTACGACGGCGCGGCCTCCGTTTGCTTCAATCTCGGTCCGCGCGCGGCCACATGGCGGTGGGCGAAGGCGCTTGCCAAAGGCGATGCCCGCGCCGCCGCCGAACTGCTGCGCAAGACGGGCACCACGGCGGCCGGCCGTCGTCTGCCTGGCCTGGTGAAACGCCGTCAGGCCGAGGCGCTGCTGATCCAGCGCGGGATCTATTCGACATCCAAGGCGATCAACGTCCCGCCGCGTGCCGACGTGGCGCGCGCGTCCAGCGCAAGCGACGAGCTGCGGCACTATCAGACGATCCTTACCCGTCTCGGTCACTACGACGGCGCCCTCGACGGGCTGGCCGGACCGACGACGACAAAGGCAGTCTTTGCTTTCCAGAAGGATCACCCACACCTCAAGACCGATGGCATTCTCGGCCCAGCGACGGCGGCAGCCCTTGAGCGTGCGGCGGCCGCTGGCGAGGCCGGTACGACAACCAGTGTCGGGGCGCTGGTTTCCGGCGCCGGCGTGGCCGCCGCACAGGGCGGCGCACCGGATTGGGTGCTTTGGGTTGCCGGCATCGGGCTCGGGTTGGCCGTCCTCGGCGGCGCGGTTGTCGCCTGGCGCTATCGCGACGAGATCCGCCACCGCCTGTCCGGCCTTTTTTCCCGGAGGGTCACGGCATGA
- a CDS encoding helix-turn-helix domain-containing protein, whose product MPSSASDHAYLPDLLAEIAEVAGLDAALKLAAARGGQTVYIPSRPAPEHWLCQTVGQPAAEKICEHFRVRNSGGRFLIPIARTASARRTLFKALENGASARQAAAAAGTHERTAYRARARIRAKDPNQGDLF is encoded by the coding sequence ATGCCGTCCAGCGCCTCCGACCACGCCTATCTGCCGGACCTTCTGGCCGAGATTGCCGAGGTCGCGGGTCTCGATGCGGCCCTGAAACTGGCGGCGGCGCGCGGCGGTCAAACGGTCTACATCCCGAGCCGACCGGCGCCGGAACACTGGCTTTGCCAGACGGTCGGACAACCGGCTGCGGAAAAGATCTGCGAACACTTTCGGGTCCGCAATTCCGGAGGGCGCTTCCTGATCCCGATCGCCCGGACGGCGAGCGCACGGCGCACGCTCTTTAAGGCGCTTGAAAACGGCGCATCGGCGCGGCAAGCTGCGGCAGCGGCGGGAACCCATGAGCGCACCGCCTATCGCGCAAGAGCGCGCATTCGCGCCAAGGACCCCAATCAGGGCGACCTTTTCTAG